A stretch of Chelmon rostratus isolate fCheRos1 chromosome 18, fCheRos1.pri, whole genome shotgun sequence DNA encodes these proteins:
- the si:dkey-71h2.2 gene encoding low density lipoprotein receptor adapter protein 1, with translation MDALKSAGRAIIKSPGVPRHTWGTSKHEKLPENWTDTKETLLEGMVFNVKYLGMTLVGQPKGEDMASAAIRRIVATARASAKKFRKVTLTISPKGIIITDTETTDLIENVSIYRISYCTADKTQDKVFAYVSQSQFNETLECHAFLCQKKKIAQAVTLTVAQAFKVALDLWEIAQEDKSKKARTCCSCAASNGQTETANSQCVPADPEAHKPVGVEEKLRRPFFSASLSSPSPRSNPTRRRPIKHDSWDVEDGLDDAFSRLAESRSEPVSDDAALSPRRLSEENLLYICDNEFE, from the exons AGCTGCCAGAGAACTGGACAGACACCAAGGAGACTCTGCTGGAGGGGATGGTGTTCAACGTGAAGTACCTGGGTATGACCCTGGTGGGCCAGCCCAAAGGAGAGGACATGGCCTCGGCCGCCATTCGCAGAATTGTTGCCACG GCCAGAGCCAGTGCTAAGAAGTTTCGGAAAGTAACTTTGACAATCTCACCGAAAGgcatcatcatcacagacacagagactaCAGACCTCATAGAAAATGTCTCCATATACAG AATCTCGTACTGCACAGCGGATAAAACTCAGGATAAGGTCTTCGCATATGTCTCTCAGAGTCAGTTCAATGAGACCCTGGAGTGTCACGCGTTTCTCTGCCAAAAGAAGAAGATT GCTCAGGCTGTGACATTAACAGTAGCCCAGGCCTTCAAGGTGGCCCTCGATCTTTGGGAGATTGCTCAGGAAG aCAAAAGCAAGAAGGCCAGGACCTGCTGTTCTTGTGCGGCAAGCAAcgggcagacagagacagcaaacTCTCAGTGTGTTCCAGCAG ATCCGGAGGCACACAAGCCTGTCGGGGTGGAGGAGAAGCTCCGGAGGCCTTTCTTCTCTGCTTCGCTCAGCTCGCCCTCACCTCGCAGTAACCCTACTCGACGACGACCAATAAAGCATGATTCTTGG GACGTGGAGGATGGACTCGACGATGCGTTCTCAAG actgGCCGAGTCCCGCTCCGAACCCGTCTCTGACGATGCAGCTCTGAGTCCCCGTCGGCTCTCCGAGGAGAATCTGTTGTATATCTGCGACAATGAGTTTGAATAA